GAGGCTTCTCAAAGGCGTATCATCCGGAGACGGGTATTGCCGGTTATACGCTGGTTTACCACTCCCGCGGTTTCCAGCTGGTACAGCACGAACCGTTCCTGTCTACCGACCAGGCAATCAAGGAAGGCCGTGATATCCGTTCCACAACTATTGTAGTTGAGCTGAGTTCCCATCGTCAGATGGTAAAAGATACTGACAAGGGAGCCGACCTGCAACGCCAGATCCAGGATCTGGAAAAACTACTGTATGCCTACCGTAACGGTTTCATCAAGGAGAAGGAACGTAGTGAGTATTGATTCTTCTATGCAAAAACGAATAACCTGGTCTCCCATACTGTTGACCATCCTGATAGTCTTGCTATTTCTAGGGGGGCTGATATATGGTGCCGTATCTATTCCGTTGGAAAGTGTCATCGATATCCTTTTAGGGAAGGACATCGGCCGTCCGGCATGGCAAAACATCATCCTGCAATCCCGTTTTCCGCAGGCGGTAACGGCGTTGCTTGCCGGTGCTTCGCTTGCTACCAGCGGGCTATTGCTGCAGACGCTTTTTCGAAACCCGTTGGCAGGTCCCTCTATCCTGGGTATCAGCGACGGTGCAAACCTGGGAGTGGCTGCCATCATGCTCTATTTCGGCGGAACCCTCAGTATGGTGACCGAACTGCCCATCAGCGGTTATCTGGCGGTCGTTATCGCCGCCTTTGCCGGTGCTGCCTGTATCCTGGGACTGATTATCTGGTTCTCTGCGAAGGTAAAGAATAACGTCATGCTCCTCATCATCGGGATTATGATCGGTTATATGGCATCCTCCTTGATCTCCGTGCTGAATTATTATGCATCGACCGACAAGGTACATGCCTTTGTCATGTGGGGGTTGGGTAATTTCTCGGGTGTCTCCCTGATGCAACTGCCTTACTTCTTCTTTTTCACGTTGGCAGGTCTGTTACTGGCTATCCTGCTGATCAAGCCGCTGAATGCTTTGCTCCTGGGAGAGATGTATGCCGCCAACCTGGGGATAAAGATCAAGCGAACCCGTATCGGGATCCTGTTCTGTACCGGTCTGCTGACGGCTACGACAACTGCCTTTTGCGGTCCCATCTCCTTTATCGGTCTGGCTGTTCCGCATATCGCCCGTCTGATGCTCGGCTCGTCCAATCATAAGATGCTGGTGCCGGTCACGATGCTGACAGGCTCCTGTATCGCTCTACTCTGTAATATACTGATGGTCATGCCCGGAACCAACAATATCCTGCCTTTGAATGCCGTAACCCCTATGTTGGGCGCTCCGGTCATTATCTATGTGATCGTGAATCGTAAAAATATCCAATACTTTGACTGATGAGGACACAGGAACCTGTCATAGAAGCCAGCCATCTCAGTATCGGCTACCTGCTGAAAGGCGGCAAGCGCAAGGTCATCCATGAGGACCTGAACCTGCATCTGCAAGCAGGCGAAGTCACCTGCCTGTTAGGACTGAACGGAGCCGGCAAATCCACTCTGTTGCGTACCCTCTGCGGTTTCCAGCCCCCGTTGTCGGGCGAGATCCGCCTGATGGGAAAACCGTTGGCATCCTATTCGCAAAGCAACTTTTCGCTGACGGTAGGTGTTGTACTGACGGAGAAGACAAATGCTGGGGGAATCACCGTTTACGAACTTGTCTCCCTGGGTCGTCACCCGTACACCGGTTTTTTCGGCCAGCTGAAGAAGCACGACAAGGAGATCATCGAGCAATCGCTGGAGGCAGCCGGCATTGCCCACAAAGCACAAAATTACGTATCCGAACTGAGCGACGGCGAACGGCAGAAAGCCATGATCGCCAAAGCCCTGGCACAGCAATGCCCGATCATCCTGCTGGATGAGCCGACCGCTTTCCTGGATGTCACCAGCCGCATAGAGACCATGGTGCTGCTGCATCGCCTGGCAATGGAACAACATAAAGCCATCCTCCTGTCTACCCATGATCTCGATCTGGCTATCCAGATGGGCGACTGCCTGTGGTTGCAGGAGAAAGGTCGTCCGATGGCCTGCGGTACACCCGAAGACCTGATATTGAGCGGTGCTTTCGAGTCTTTCTTCGGAAAGGAAGGTATCGTATTCGATCCCTCCACCGGAAAGCTGAATACGAAAGCTCCGGTCCGTCCGATAGGCGTAGAGGGCGACTTCCTGGTTTCCTACTGGGTGGGGAATGCCCTTATCCGGAACGGTTACCGTCCTGCTCCGGCAAAAGAGGGACAGGTAAACGTGAATTGCCTGTCTTCCAGTGAGCTTCTGCTGACTATGCCCGATGGAAAAGTGAGAAAACTGGATGGAGTGGCTGCTTTGGTGGAAGCTGTAAGGGAGGATGTCAGTGACTTGACAGTGTTACGAAGAATGAAAGAATAATAAAAGATATAACAAGATAAGTATAGACGAATTATGGCAAATGAAATAACCTGGCGGTTAGAGAATGAGAAAGTAGGCCGTCTGCTGTTACAGTATGCTATCCCGGCAGTGATCGGGACAATGGTGAACTCCTTATACAATATCGTAGACCGTGTTTTTATCGGTCAGGGTGTCGGTGCGCTGGCGATTGCCGGGCTTACGCTGACGTTCCCGATCCTGCTTTTCCTGCAGGCGTTCGGTATGTTGGTGGGGGCTGGTGCTGCGACGCGTGTCTCCATCCACCTGGGAAGAAAGGCGAACGATATGGCAGAGAAAGTGTTGGGAAATGCTTTCACGCTGACATTTATCATCACGCTCGTCACGGTGCTCCCCTGTATGATCTGGATGGAAGACTTGCTGCAGGCCTTTGGCGGTAGCGAACAGACCATTCCTTATGCTAAAGACTATTTGAATATAGTCGTCCCCGGAACAATCCTTACCTCACTGAGTTTCGGCTTTAATGCCATCATGCGTGCTTCCGGTTATCCGAAGAAAGCCATGTTCACCATGCTGATCGGAGCGATCGCCAATGTGGTCCTCGATCCGATCTTTATCTTCTGGCTGGATATGGGGATACAGGGAGCGGCGATTGCTACCATCATTTCCATGCTGCTGAGTACCGCTTTCGTGATGAATCACTTTGTTCAGAAAGACAGTATCGTCCGCTTCCACAGGGGAACGTTCAAGCTGGAGGGGCATGTCGTATGGAATATCCTGACAATCGGTATCTCGCCGTTCGCCATGCAGCTGGCAGGCAGCCTGGTGGTCGTTATCCAGAACTATGCGCTGAAAGTACATGGCGGCGACCTGGCGTTGGGGGCGAACGGGATCATAACCAGTGTCGGTATGCTGCTGGTCATGCTGATCATCGGTATCGCGCAGGGAATGCAGCCGATTGTCGGTTTCAATTACGGGGCAGGACATCATAAACGCGTGCAGGATACCTTGTGGCTCGTTATTATTACGGCAACCGTCATTATGGGGATCGGCTGCCTGTGCAGCGTCCTCTTCCCCGAAGTGATCTCACGTGCTTTCACGAACGATCCGGCACTGATAGAGGTGACGGCGAACGGTCTTCGCATCAGTTTGCTGGTCTTTGTGGTGGTCGGTTCGCAGATATGTATCAGCCAGTTCTTCCAAAGTATCGGCATCGCCTGGAAAGCCATGTTTCTTAGCCTGAGCCGCCAGTGCCTGTTCCTGATACCCGCCCTGCTGGTGTTTCCGAATATCTGGGGACTGGACGGTGTGTGGTATGCATCTCCTTTTTCAGACTTCATTGCAGCCGTAACTGCCTGGGGTTTCTTGTGGTATCATGTTAAAAACATAAAAAGTAAAGGACTTGATTGAACTTCCTGGCATATTATTTGTCTATATAATGAAAAGTGATTCACAAGGTAGTAATTATAAAGAATAGAAGTATGAAAAGAGTATTATTATTGCTAGCTGTCCTGCTGTTTAGTGCCGGTTCGGGGACAATGATGGCACAACAGGATAAAGCGGCTGAAAAGGCTGCTAAAAAAGCGGAGAAAGAAGCTAAGAAAGCTGCAGAAGAAGCTGAAAACATGGCGTTGTTTGAACAGGCTGTCCAGGCTCTTAACAGTAAAGACTTCGTGCTCGAAGCAGATCGTGTGGAATTTAAACGCGGACGCTTTGTATATGTCACTCCCAGTACCAACTTCGTATCGATGGACGGTAACCGTGCAACGATCCAGTTGGCATTCAACGGAGCATATGCCGGTCCTAACGGTATCGGAGGGATCACTGTAGAAGGAAACGCCTCGAATGTCGAAATGAAGACCGACAAGAAAGGGAATGTCACTTTCAGTATGATGGTACAAGGTGTAGCTGTTTCAGCTAACGTAACTTTCCGTATGGCAAAGGGAACCAACAAATGTACGGCTACTGTAAGTCCTAACTTCAACAGCAACCGTATCTCATTTACCGGTACCCTGTATCCGACAGAACAATCCAATGTGTTTAAGGGACGTTCCATTTAAACATATATTGATATACTCTGAATGAAGGAGACGTTGCTTTGCGACGTCTCTTTTTTTATATCTTTGCATTCAACTAACTGATAACACGAACGAGTATGCAATTATCAATCGACCAAAAAGACATAGATAAATTTATCATGATAGGCGATAAGGTGCTTGTCAAACCGAAAAATCCGCAGAGTCAGACTAAATCAGGTCTTTACTTGCCGCCTACGGTACAGCAGGATAAGATACAGAGCGGTTATATCATCAAGGTGGGTCCCGGTTTTCCCCTGCCTTCGCAGAAAGAAGAGCACGAAGTATGGGAAAAGAAAGAGGATGAAGCTGTCCATTACCTGCCACTGCAGGCACACGAGGGTGACCTGGCTGTTTATTTGCAGAATGCCGCCTATGAGATCAAGTTTAACGATGAAAAGTTCCTGATCGTGCCTCATTCTGCCATTCTGATGCTGCTTCGCGACGAAGGATTGTTCGAATAAAGCCTTTTTCTTTGGCAAAATACTAATAGATATACTTTTTTGATGTATTTTTGCAAGCAAATCAACAAAATAAACTATCAACAGTAGCGATTAGAATGAATAAAATTGTAAGTAAAGAACATTTCTCTGCCAACGTCGTGAAGCTGGAAGTGGAAGCTCCGCTGATTGCCCGCTCACGCAAGGCCGGTCACTTTGTGATCGTAAAAGTGGGAGAGAAAGGTGAACGTATCCCTTTAACCATTGCAGGAGCTGATACTCAGAAAGGAACCATTACCCTGGTGATCCAGGCTGTAGGCGGCTCATCCAAGAAGATCTGCGACTTGAACGCAGGCGACTATATTACCGATTTGGTAGGTCCGCTGGGACAGGCTACCCATATCGAGAAGGTTGGAACGGTAGTTTGTGCCGGTGGTGGTGTAGGTGTAGCCCCGCTGCTGCCTATCGTCGAGGCTTTCCATAAGGCGGGTAACCGTGTGATTGTCATACTGGCTGCCCGTACGAAAGACCTGGTGATCCTGGAAGAACAGATGAAAGCCAACTCCGACGAAGTGATCGTGATGACCGACGACGGTTCCTACGGTACGAAAGGACTGGTGACGAACGGCGTGGAAAGTGTGATCAACCGTGAGAAGGTAGACCTGTGTGTAACCATCGGTCCGGCTATCATGATGAAATTCGTTTCAGCGCTTACAAAGAAATATGAGATACCTACCGTCGCATCCCTGAATACGATCATGGTAGACGGTACGGGCATGTGCGGCGCTTGCCGTATCACGGTGGGTGGAAAGACCAAGTTCGTCTGTGTGGACGGACCGGAGTTCGATGCTCATCAGGTTGATTTCGACGAGATGCTTATGCGTCTGGGTGCTTATAAAGATATTGAAAAGAAATAACCACTTAAACAAATGACAACAGCAGAACTAATTGCGGCCCGCCGTTCCGAACCCTGGAGGGAAGAGCTGCGCAAGAGCAAAAAAAATAAAGAACGCACGGATATTCCCCGTGTAGAAATGAATGAACTCGATCCGGAGTACCGTAGCCATACCCGCCTGGAAGAGGTGAACCTGGGTCTGACAAAAGAACAGGCGATGCAGGAGGCACAACGTTGCCTCGACTGCCCGAATCCGACCTGTATGGAAGGTTGTCCGGTAAGTATCAATATCCCGACATTTATCAAGAACATCGAACGGGGTGAATTTCTCGAAGCAGCGAAGGTACTGAAAGAAACGAGTGCCCTGCCTGCCGTTTGCGGTCGTGTATGTCCGCAGGAGAAACAGTGTGAAAGCAAATGTATCCACCTGAAGATGAAGAAAGCTCCGGTAGCCATCGGTTATTTGGAACGCTTTGCTGCCGACTATGAACGGGAGAGCGGTCAGATATCTGTGCCGGAAATCGCAGAAAGGAACGGTATCAAAGTGGCCGTGATCGGTTCCGGTCCTGCCGGTCTGTCTTTTGCCGGTGATATGGCGAAACGTGGATATGATGTTACCGTGTTCGAAGCGTTGCACGAGATCGGTGGTGTGTTGAAATATGGTATTCCTGAATTTCGTCTGCCGAACAAGATCGTGGACGTAGAGATCGAAGGACTTCGTAAGATGGGTGTGAAGTTTATCACGAACTGTATCGTCGGCAAGACGATCAGTTATGAAGACTTGCGCGAAGGAGGCTTCAAGGGCTTTTTTGCCGCCAGTGGTGCCGGTTTGCCTAATTTCATGAACATACCGGGTGAGAACCTGATCGGTGTCATGTCGTCCAACGAATACCTGACACGTGTCAACCTGATGGATGCTGCCAATCCCGAGAGCGATACGCCTGTGTTGCAGGGTAAGAAAGTGGCTGTGATCGGTGGTGGTAACACGGCGATGGATTCTGTACGTACTGCTCGCCGTCTGGGGGCCGAACGTGCCATGATCGTTTACCGCCGTAGCGAAGAAGAAATGCCTGCCCGTATCGAGGAGGTGAAACATGCCAAAGAAGAGGGCGTGGAATTCCTGACCTTGCACAACCCGATCGAATATATCGGCGACGAACGAGGCCGTGTTAAACAGATGCGCCTGCAGAAGATGGAACTGGGTGAACCGGATGCTTCCGGCCGCCGCCGCCCCGTACCCATAGAAGGCGCCATCGATACGATCGATGTAGACGAAGTTATCGTCAGCGTCGGTGTTTCTCCCAACCCGCTTATCCCGCGTGCTTTCAGCGGCCTGGAAGTGAGCAAATGGGGCACGATCGTAGTCGATCAGGATACCATGCGTTCGGCGCTGCCGGATGTATATGCCGGAGGCGACATTGTTCGCGGTGGCGCGACGGTGATCCTGGCGATGGGTGACGGCCGTAAAGCTGCTGCTGCCATGGATGCCGCCCTGCAGGGAAAATGATCTGAATAACTCTATAAATAGGAGCCCGGTCCGGACAGGCCGGGCTTTTTCTTTGCATAAATGTTATGAAATGTCTATGTCTTCCAATTTTTAAGAGCTTCCGGTAAAAAGATGTTGCAAATGAGAAATTTATTTTTAAATTTGCGTTTAACTGATCATTCAGAAAAAAGACATATAGAGGTAAAGGTAGTATTTATACAATAGTTATAAATATTAGTGTGTCTATGAAGGGAGGACTATGGCAGAAATGCTGTGGTCCTTTTTTATTTAGTTATTCTGATTTTAGTAATGCTATTGCTTCTTGTTTTAATTTAGGCAAATGGTTTACAACGATACTCCACAATATATCGATAGACAGACTGTCGTATCCATGTATGATGTAATTACGAGCATCGACGATCTTACGTGAGTTAGTGATTGTAATGTCGGAATTTACTTTTAGGATCCGGTTCATGGCTTCTCCAATAATTTCAACATTTCTTTCCACTGCGCGTCTAAGGCGTAGATCCCTGTTAAATTCTTCAAATAACTTCGGTTGGTTTTCAAAGAAACTTTCTATTTCTTCGATGGCCGTTATGATGTCCTGTAAATGTTTTTTTATATAGTTATCCATATAATTGTACTTTAGTTGTGTCAATACTTTCTTTCAAATATGGGTTTCGTACAGCTTTACCTTCCAATAGATCAACATCTCGTCCTAAAAGGCTTTCCAGTGCGTATTTTAAATCAAAGTAATTATCTGCATAATCTTCTAAATTGACACCTTCGAAGTCTACTAACAGATCGATATCACTCTTGTCTGTAAATCGATTAGTAAGTACAGAACCGAAAGCAAACAAATTCTTTACCTTATGCTTTTTGCATAAAGCTATAATCTTTGGTAGATAATTGCTGAAGAAGTTCATATGCCTTGTATTTAGTTGTAACAAAAGTAGATATTATTCTTTAAAAGAGCAATAGGAGGGATAGACTACAAATAAAAAGCCCCGATATTGCAAGCAATACCGAGGCCTTTTGGAAGCGAGCGAAAGACGGGACTCGAACCCGCGACCCTAACCTTGGCAAGGTTATGCTCTACCAACTGAGCTACTTTCGCAATTAAATCAAACTGTACTCGAAGCGGGACTTGAACCCGCACAGCCGCAATGGCCAAAGGATTTTAAGTCCTTCGTGTCTACCGATTCCACCATTCGAGCATCCCTTCTCTTAGAGATGAGCGAAAGACGGGACTCGAACCCGCGACCCTAACCTTGGCAAGGTTATGCTCTACCAACTGAGCTACTTTCGCATTGTTTTCGTTTGCGTGTGCAAAGGTAGATGATTTTTCTTTATTTGCAAACAAAATAGGAACTTTTTTAATAATTTCTTATCAATAAAGTCTTATCTGTCTGATCGACACGGTAATGCTGTAAGACCTTAGTTGCTGGACCTTCCATAGGATTGCCCACTCCATTCGATATGTCATACTTACTTCCACATTTAGGGCAGACTGCAAAAACCCCATCTTGTACTTCTACTGTTACATTTGAAGATGCTTCATAAGGGCAGGCTGCATCGAATGCATAATAGACATTTTGAGAACCTCCGTTATTACTGAACCCATTGTATACAAGTATACCACCTAGCCCAAATCTAGCATCGTGTTGGTTTGTATTTTTCTCTGTGAATATTTTAGACGCTTGAGACGCTTGAAGTCTCCATTCTGTATTTAAATTGACTTCAAAATAAACAGGATAGAGACCTAAGCTGGGTTCAATGGTTTTACTACAAGAGAGAACCATGAAAGTAAGTAGACAAAAAATAATCCTTTTCATATATTATGCTAACAGTTCCTTTTCTGCTTCGTTTACTTTACTAAACGAGAAACCGTCGATAATATTTTGCATCAGAGCAGAAATACTGTCATTGCACAGATTACCGATACTACCTTCGTGTGTATGACTGACCGCCTTATTCGGAGTGAATTTACCCGCTTCGATGTTCAGACCGATCTGTTTATAAGCGTCGCGGAAAGGAACACCCTCCAGCACGAGACGATTGACCTCCTCTACGCTGAACAACAGGGCATATTTGTCATCATCCAAAATATGCTCGTTCACCTTCACTTCGCGCATCATATGCGTCACCATGCGGATGCAATCCTTCAGCTCGTCGAAAGCAGGCAGGAACACCTCCTTGATGATCTGCAGGTCACGGAAATAACCCGACGGCAGGTTGTTGCATATCAGCGTGATCTGCTGCGGCAATCCCTGTATCTTGTTGCATTTCGCACGTGTCAGCTCGAATACGTCCGGATTCTTCTTGTGCGGCATAATGCTAGAACCCGTCGTGAACTGGTCGGGCAGCTTGATAAACCCGAAGTTCTGGCTGTTGAACATGCAAGCGTCGAACGCCAGCTTCGAAAGTGTTGCGGCAATACCTGCCATAGCGAAAGCCACCGTGCGTTCCATCTTGCCGCGTCCCATCTGTGCATAGACCACATTGTAATCCAATGCATCGAATCCCAGCAAGTTCGTCGTCATCTGGCGGTTCAGCGGGAAAGAAGAGCCATATCCGGCAGCCGAACCCAGCGGGTTACGGTTGCAAACCTTATAAGCAGCCTGCATCATCTGCAAATCATCCGCCAGGCTCTCGGCATACGCCCCGAACCACAGGCCGAATGAAGAAGGCATCGCTATCTGCAGATGCGTATATCCCGGCATCAGTATATGCTTATAACGGTTACTCTGGCTGATCAACACTTCGAACAGCCCGTTGGTCAGCTCTACCAATTCCTGTATCTGTGCACGTGTGAACAGTTTCAAGTCCAGCAACACCTGGTCGTTGCGTGAGCGTCCGCTATGAATCTTCTTGCCGATATCGCCCAGACGACGTGTCAGCATCAGCTCC
This is a stretch of genomic DNA from Parabacteroides chongii. It encodes these proteins:
- a CDS encoding iron ABC transporter permease, with protein sequence MQKRITWSPILLTILIVLLFLGGLIYGAVSIPLESVIDILLGKDIGRPAWQNIILQSRFPQAVTALLAGASLATSGLLLQTLFRNPLAGPSILGISDGANLGVAAIMLYFGGTLSMVTELPISGYLAVVIAAFAGAACILGLIIWFSAKVKNNVMLLIIGIMIGYMASSLISVLNYYASTDKVHAFVMWGLGNFSGVSLMQLPYFFFFTLAGLLLAILLIKPLNALLLGEMYAANLGIKIKRTRIGILFCTGLLTATTTAFCGPISFIGLAVPHIARLMLGSSNHKMLVPVTMLTGSCIALLCNILMVMPGTNNILPLNAVTPMLGAPVIIYVIVNRKNIQYFD
- a CDS encoding ABC transporter ATP-binding protein; translation: MRTQEPVIEASHLSIGYLLKGGKRKVIHEDLNLHLQAGEVTCLLGLNGAGKSTLLRTLCGFQPPLSGEIRLMGKPLASYSQSNFSLTVGVVLTEKTNAGGITVYELVSLGRHPYTGFFGQLKKHDKEIIEQSLEAAGIAHKAQNYVSELSDGERQKAMIAKALAQQCPIILLDEPTAFLDVTSRIETMVLLHRLAMEQHKAILLSTHDLDLAIQMGDCLWLQEKGRPMACGTPEDLILSGAFESFFGKEGIVFDPSTGKLNTKAPVRPIGVEGDFLVSYWVGNALIRNGYRPAPAKEGQVNVNCLSSSELLLTMPDGKVRKLDGVAALVEAVREDVSDLTVLRRMKE
- a CDS encoding MATE family efflux transporter, with product MANEITWRLENEKVGRLLLQYAIPAVIGTMVNSLYNIVDRVFIGQGVGALAIAGLTLTFPILLFLQAFGMLVGAGAATRVSIHLGRKANDMAEKVLGNAFTLTFIITLVTVLPCMIWMEDLLQAFGGSEQTIPYAKDYLNIVVPGTILTSLSFGFNAIMRASGYPKKAMFTMLIGAIANVVLDPIFIFWLDMGIQGAAIATIISMLLSTAFVMNHFVQKDSIVRFHRGTFKLEGHVVWNILTIGISPFAMQLAGSLVVVIQNYALKVHGGDLALGANGIITSVGMLLVMLIIGIAQGMQPIVGFNYGAGHHKRVQDTLWLVIITATVIMGIGCLCSVLFPEVISRAFTNDPALIEVTANGLRISLLVFVVVGSQICISQFFQSIGIAWKAMFLSLSRQCLFLIPALLVFPNIWGLDGVWYASPFSDFIAAVTAWGFLWYHVKNIKSKGLD
- a CDS encoding DUF4251 domain-containing protein; this translates as MKRVLLLLAVLLFSAGSGTMMAQQDKAAEKAAKKAEKEAKKAAEEAENMALFEQAVQALNSKDFVLEADRVEFKRGRFVYVTPSTNFVSMDGNRATIQLAFNGAYAGPNGIGGITVEGNASNVEMKTDKKGNVTFSMMVQGVAVSANVTFRMAKGTNKCTATVSPNFNSNRISFTGTLYPTEQSNVFKGRSI
- a CDS encoding co-chaperone GroES, producing the protein MQLSIDQKDIDKFIMIGDKVLVKPKNPQSQTKSGLYLPPTVQQDKIQSGYIIKVGPGFPLPSQKEEHEVWEKKEDEAVHYLPLQAHEGDLAVYLQNAAYEIKFNDEKFLIVPHSAILMLLRDEGLFE
- a CDS encoding sulfide/dihydroorotate dehydrogenase-like FAD/NAD-binding protein encodes the protein MNKIVSKEHFSANVVKLEVEAPLIARSRKAGHFVIVKVGEKGERIPLTIAGADTQKGTITLVIQAVGGSSKKICDLNAGDYITDLVGPLGQATHIEKVGTVVCAGGGVGVAPLLPIVEAFHKAGNRVIVILAARTKDLVILEEQMKANSDEVIVMTDDGSYGTKGLVTNGVESVINREKVDLCVTIGPAIMMKFVSALTKKYEIPTVASLNTIMVDGTGMCGACRITVGGKTKFVCVDGPEFDAHQVDFDEMLMRLGAYKDIEKK
- the gltA gene encoding NADPH-dependent glutamate synthase translates to MTTAELIAARRSEPWREELRKSKKNKERTDIPRVEMNELDPEYRSHTRLEEVNLGLTKEQAMQEAQRCLDCPNPTCMEGCPVSINIPTFIKNIERGEFLEAAKVLKETSALPAVCGRVCPQEKQCESKCIHLKMKKAPVAIGYLERFAADYERESGQISVPEIAERNGIKVAVIGSGPAGLSFAGDMAKRGYDVTVFEALHEIGGVLKYGIPEFRLPNKIVDVEIEGLRKMGVKFITNCIVGKTISYEDLREGGFKGFFAASGAGLPNFMNIPGENLIGVMSSNEYLTRVNLMDAANPESDTPVLQGKKVAVIGGGNTAMDSVRTARRLGAERAMIVYRRSEEEMPARIEEVKHAKEEGVEFLTLHNPIEYIGDERGRVKQMRLQKMELGEPDASGRRRPVPIEGAIDTIDVDEVIVSVGVSPNPLIPRAFSGLEVSKWGTIVVDQDTMRSALPDVYAGGDIVRGGATVILAMGDGRKAAAAMDAALQGK
- a CDS encoding HepT-like ribonuclease domain-containing protein, which encodes MDNYIKKHLQDIITAIEEIESFFENQPKLFEEFNRDLRLRRAVERNVEIIGEAMNRILKVNSDITITNSRKIVDARNYIIHGYDSLSIDILWSIVVNHLPKLKQEAIALLKSE
- a CDS encoding nucleotidyltransferase family protein, which translates into the protein MNFFSNYLPKIIALCKKHKVKNLFAFGSVLTNRFTDKSDIDLLVDFEGVNLEDYADNYFDLKYALESLLGRDVDLLEGKAVRNPYLKESIDTTKVQLYG
- a CDS encoding Rieske (2Fe-2S) protein translates to MKRIIFCLLTFMVLSCSKTIEPSLGLYPVYFEVNLNTEWRLQASQASKIFTEKNTNQHDARFGLGGILVYNGFSNNGGSQNVYYAFDAACPYEASSNVTVEVQDGVFAVCPKCGSKYDISNGVGNPMEGPATKVLQHYRVDQTDKTLLIRNY
- the argH gene encoding argininosuccinate lyase, whose product is MAQKLWEKNVQVDKEVETFTVGRDREMDLYLAKYDVLGSMAHITMLESIGLLEKDELTVLLAELKNIYAVADRGEFVIEEGVEDVHSQVELMLTRRLGDIGKKIHSGRSRNDQVLLDLKLFTRAQIQELVELTNGLFEVLISQSNRYKHILMPGYTHLQIAMPSSFGLWFGAYAESLADDLQMMQAAYKVCNRNPLGSAAGYGSSFPLNRQMTTNLLGFDALDYNVVYAQMGRGKMERTVAFAMAGIAATLSKLAFDACMFNSQNFGFIKLPDQFTTGSSIMPHKKNPDVFELTRAKCNKIQGLPQQITLICNNLPSGYFRDLQIIKEVFLPAFDELKDCIRMVTHMMREVKVNEHILDDDKYALLFSVEEVNRLVLEGVPFRDAYKQIGLNIEAGKFTPNKAVSHTHEGSIGNLCNDSISALMQNIIDGFSFSKVNEAEKELLA